The Oreochromis aureus strain Israel breed Guangdong linkage group 16, ZZ_aureus, whole genome shotgun sequence genome includes the window aaaacataaattttgTACTATAAAAAAGTGTTAGTAATATGATGtgcacattttaattttttgctgGTGTGGAGACCGTTCAGTGTGTGTTCTGTAAATGTGTTACATGTAGGCAATAAAAAGTCACTGTTTTATAAAGAGATTCGAAAATCCTCGGATGAGTttgccaaagttctacaagttgggcctccatcgcttgtgttcacatcacacgctgcactgacATGCTGCTTCGTGTTTTCActtccatttctgtgtttgctcgTACGCAGCGTGAGAGGTTGCGACCTGATTTCAAACAGGTTGGACTTTCTTGCGAGCAtacgattgatgatcgggagctggtcgtgagcgTTAATCGCTTCctgttaccccatgtatactacatGATGCACGACTCACGATTAAGGCGAAACTCGGGCCGATTACCAAAACGGTTGCATGACTGAAAAATCGTCTctaaatgggccaaaaatcgcacagtgtatgcccagcttaagacagctgggataggctccagccccccccccATAAGCGGATGGGATGGATGGACTGTTTGAGGATTACAAACAATCAGCAAGAATCAGGAATTTTTCTGGTTATTTAAAACTTAACTGAAAATCAAAGTAAGAGTGGATAAAATAACCAGACCAAAAAATCTCAATGGTTTTAATTTTACACATAATCAGCCTGAATATAGAGACTAGGATGTCtacatgtttgcatgttttaccCATCTGGAACTTCTTACATGCTGCTCCTccttgtaataaataaaaagactgaaactaataaaaactaaacattgtaatcaaaggagtttgcaaagaaaagcgtctggacttctttaagttgcttgaagacgtttcacctctcatccgagaagcttcttcagttctaaggtcaaatggccgagagtcccagatttaaacccagtgggagtatccccccaaggagggacaaaggaccccctggtgatcctctaatcacatttACATAAACATTGTAATGTAATGTTAAAAAGTTGAAACACACTCACTGGTGCTGCAATGATTGAGTTCATCAATATCCAGACATCATAAGCTTTGCCTGTGTCTTACCTTCAGGGTCACACAAAGAAGATGAACTTCTTCAGAGTTGGCAAAGCCTTCACTATCGTGGACATGCCGGGGTACGGACACAAAGCACCCCGAGATTTTGTGGATATGGTAGAGCCTTACCTCTACACACGGAAAAAGTAAGTGATGAAGAGCTAATGAAAGACTGAGAGGTGTTGTTTATTCATGATGTCTATGATGGAGCAATACTGAGGATTTCCTCTGACAGTTAGCCAATGAAACCATGCTATGAAACTATCCCGAGGGGTTGAGGTAAGTAAGGAAAAGTTGTTTATTGCAGTGAAAAATCAGCCTGCTGATTATGAATGAATTTATTCCCAGTTTGGCTAATGCTATCTGCTAATATAAGCCTGTTTAGTTTGCCTTGTAGTGATTGGTCATTGCTGTTGTGATGTTTTTGCCAACAAAGACACGTTCACAAAAAtcaacgcttttatttctaagctccttagagtactatgacctggatgactgagaactttCACAGGCAATATATATAAAACTTAGAAGGTGGTTCACCACCAggtcaacattttaaaaaggaaagatTAACATTAGTAGACTTAAGCTTTTAAATGCAGTCTTTTATATTAATTTGCTCCTTGCCGCTTATTTAGGAGTTCCTAATAAGTATAAactaacactgaaactaataaaaactaaatggaTGTTCACCAGGTCTCAGGTGACACATCTAGGTTTGCAGTGAGCTTAAATGTCACTCAGCGTTTGTGCTCCTGTCTTTCTGATGGTGAGCGACCGTGTCTTCCTGGTGCGAACCTGGTGTTCACTAAATAAAGAACTCGTCTAACATGTCTTCTTTCAGCCTCGTGAGGACGTTCCTGTTGGTCGATGGCAGCGTCGGTCTGCAGAAGGCTGACCTGATTGCCTTGGAGATGTGTGAGGAGACCGGATGTCCGTATGTGGTAGGACTCTGgcttattttcagttttgtaaTCATCAGGATGATTTGGTGTGAAAAAAGGTTTTAAGATCTCAATTGAAGCGGAGGGTGTGGAGAAACATGTGGTTTGTAGAATAAGTGAAGCCTGGTTAGTTGATTGAAAGTAACTGAATTTAGTCAGCTTACATGTAGAATATTTTGTGAAATTAGGGTCTCTTTGGGTTTGTGCTCTTTGGTGGAGGGGTTGAGCACTAACCAGtgcctccccctcctcctcacaTGTGGCTCATTCTTCTTCTCAGCCCTTCATCATTATGTCCACACTGAATTAATGCTGAACGTTCCCACTCAGCTATTTAAAAACTGGACGTTATAATGAAGCAGCGCCGCTCGCTGCGCACTCTGCGGTCAATTATTCATACTCTGAGCTGATTAAACACTGCAACACATTAAGGCTGTGACAGCACAGTCGAAGACAGTTTCAGTATTTCTGGgaatttgaaaaagaaatggGGAGTGTGCACACTTTAATAACTTTAAATATGATTACATGGAAGTAGTGGTTGCAAATGATCAGATTCTTTTAATGATTTACTTGTAAAAACAGCTCAGCAGGTTACTTATAAAAGAGGTCTTTACACAAGACAAGGCAAAGGACTGAGACTTGTCAGTGAAGTTTATCGCGTGTCACATGATGGTAGGTGGCAGGAGGTCTACGTTCTCTTGCTGATGGATTTTCTTTACAGCTTTTACAGTCAAGGCTGCACCCATTTTAGACTCACCGGGTTCATCGTTCATTTCTTTGGACTGCaggagaacaacaacaaagtgaaTCCTTTAAAACGCTGATCAGGGAGTGCAGTGTTTTTAAGAGGCCACCAGGTGTCAGAGCTAGTCTGCTGTGTTAGTTCAAGATGATAGAAGAAAGCACAAAGTGAAAGAGATCCTAGCTAAGGGAGGGTCCATGTAAGGTACCAGTATTTACATAGTGCTTTTCTAGTCTTACTGGGCACTCACTACAGTTTAGAATTAAAAACTATTCTAACCGTGCTTTCGTGATATTCCAAGCACTTACATTTGCCACTTTAAAAATGCCAGTTAACCTAACGTGCTTGTATTTGGCGTGTGTGAGGAAGTCTATATCCAAAGAAAGCAACCACAGGGACATCAGTCAGACTCCACTCAGAGACCACAGCCTGGATTTCAACCCAGGATCATCTGCTTGAGAGGTGACAGTGCTAACACTTCTGCACTAGCTTACAGTTATCACTGGATCAGTACCGTCCGATTCATAACTTGCTTATAAACTTGATCACAAagaaaagtttgaagcctaatcttaaaagaagAGAAAGTAGAGAATGTTTCTATGTCCTGGATCCAAACTGAGAGTTGTTTCCACAGCAGAGGGCCTTGTCTCCCATTCTAGTTTTAGAAACTATGTAAGTCAAGTAGGCCGACAGACTTAGATGAGTGGAATAATATGGCACAATTAAGCATTTAGAATATGATGGAGCCAGATTCTTCACAACTCTTAGCCCCGTTAGTATTCTTCTTGCAGTTTTGGATTTATTGTTAATTGGATTTCATTGTTCAGATGGTGGTGACAAAGATCGACAAATGTGGAAGTGGCATTCTGCTGACAAATTTGCTGAACCTTCAGGATGTGGTAAAGACAGAGACGACGAGCTGCTTCCCACAACCGTTTCTTATTAGGTAACTGTCTCACTTCCTCTCACAGACAAAGACTCACACAGTGAGTTTCTTAgtgatgaaaaaatataaacagagccCTCGATGAATCTTCTTCCTTTGAAGCTTGAGTGATACTTCCTGCATTTTCTATTGTGACATTAAACCTGACTCTGACACATATGTTTTCATTAATAATTGTTTTTGTTCAAACTCAGTACCTGAAAGTTGAAGTTTTACACTGTAACAATACTTCACAGCATAATCAAAGGTCTATGTTTCTCCCTCTTTGTCTTCTTTGTGAAACAGCTCACTCCAGTTTGGGGGTATTTACTTGCTGAGATGCTTCATCGCTCACGTTACAGGCAGCATCAGGTTGAAAGAGACGTCACAGAGCTGAAAAGAGGCCGACTCAGTCTCACTGAGAGGGGCAAAcatttctaaaaacaaaaaacaaaacaacaacaaaacctgaTATCCAAAGAACTGCTTCAGAGGCATTTATTTTCTAATAAAATGTGAAACACTCTGGTTTGCCAATCTTACTTTCTAGTTTGACAGACTGTCAGGTCCAGTTTCGGACACTGGACATTACTTTGaatttgtgctttgtttctatACATTGGAGCTCTCAATAT containing:
- the gtpbp8 gene encoding GTP-binding protein 8, with translation MLPVRQLLRLRPGVAVSCATGQRIHKLASVQKVTSLPPKKLRSLLYPFSELEAYLDRSVDRTQFQLFDPSLEDMIEAEKLFHSSPSHKIDYYISAERMEHAPDLKQPEVCFIGRSNVGKSSLIKALFSLTPEVEVRVSKTPGHTKKMNFFRVGKAFTIVDMPGYGHKAPRDFVDMVEPYLYTRKNLVRTFLLVDGSVGLQKADLIALEMCEETGCPYVMVVTKIDKCGSGILLTNLLNLQDVVKTETTSCFPQPFLISSLQFGGIYLLRCFIAHVTGSIRLKETSQS